A stretch of the Procambarus clarkii isolate CNS0578487 chromosome 47, FALCON_Pclarkii_2.0, whole genome shotgun sequence genome encodes the following:
- the LOC123763097 gene encoding microtubule-associated protein 6-like — MTIGVAMFPIGVVKMTIGVAKSTIGVAKMTIGVAKSTIGVAKMTIGVAKSTICVAKLTIQNFIYYRATSQRRRPTAGATSQRRRPTAGATSQRRRPTAGATSQRRRPAAGATSQRRRPAAGATSQRRRPTAGATSQRRRPTAGATSQRRRPTAGATSQRRRPTAGATSQRRRPTAGATSQRRRPTAGATSQRRRPTAGATSQRRRPAAGATSQRRRPAAGATSQRRRPAAGATSQRRRPAAGATSQRRRPAAGATSQRRRPAAGATSQRRRPAAGATSQRRRPTAGATSQRRRPAAGATSQRRRPAAGATSQRRRPAAGATSQRRRPTAGATSQRRRPTAGATSQRRRPIAGATSQRRRPTAGATSQRRRPTAGATSQRRRPTAGATSQRRRPTAGATSQRRRPTAGATPVRGDVQQQVPPVRGDVQQQVPPVRGDVQQQVPPVRGDVQQQVPPVRGDVQQQGSPVRGDVQQQGPPVRGDVQQQGPPVRGDVQQQAPPVRGDVQQQGPPVRGDVQQQGPPVRGDVQQQGPPVRGDVQQQGPPVRGDVQQQGPPVRGDVQQQGPPVRGDVQQQGPPVRGDVQQQGPPVRGDVQQQGPPVRGDVQQQGPPVRGDVQQQGPPVRGDVQQQMDAPSQYYTVGGASRRPHSNTLREVGRHTPAAREGKEEALEGNIGERDALMPDRLETSPVTQGTVAPPQISSIIY; from the exons GTGCCACCAGTCAGAGGAGACGTCCAACAGCAGGGGCCACCAGTCAGAGGAGACGTCCAACAGCAGGGGCCACCAGTCAGAGGAGACGTCCAACAGCAGGGGCCACCAGTCAGAGGAGACGTCCAGCAGCGGGCGCCACCAGTCAGAGGAGACGTCCAGCAGCGGGCGCCACCAGTCAGAGGAGACGTCCAACAGCAGGGGCCACCAGTCAGAGGAGACGTCCAACAGCAGGGGCCACCAGTCAGAGGAGACGTCCAACAGCAGGGGCCACCAGTCAGAGGAGACGTCCAACAGCAGGGGCCACCAGTCAGAGGAGACGTCCAACAGCAGGGGCCACCAGTCAGAGGAGACGTCCAACAGCAGGGGCCACCAGTCAGAGGAGACGTCCAACAGCAGGGGCCACCAGTCAGAGGAGACGTCCAGCAGCGGGCGCCACCAGTCAGAGGAGACGTCCAGCAGCGGGCGCCACCAGTCAGAGGAGACGTCCAGCAGCGGGCGCCACCAGTCAGAGGAGACGTCCAGCAGCGGGCGCCACCAGTCAGAGGAGACGTCCAGCAGCGGGCGCCACCAGTCAGAGGAGACGTCCAGCAGCGGGCGCCACCAGTCAGAGGAGACGTCCAGCAGCGGGCGCCACCAGTCAGAGGAGACGTCCAACAGCAGGGGCCACCAGTCAGAGGAGACGTCCAGCAGCGGGCGCCACCAGTCAGAGGAGACGTCCAGCAGCGGGCGCCACCAGTCAGAGGAGACGTCCAGCAGCGGGCGCCACCAGTCAGAGGAGACGTCCAACAGCAGGGGCCACCAGTCAGAGGAGACGTCCAACAGCAGGGGCCACCAGTCAGAGGAGACGTCCAATAGCGGGCGCCACCAGTCAGAGGAGACGTCCAACAGCGGGCGCCACCAGTCAGAGGAGACGTCCAACAGCGGGCGCCACCAGTCAGAGGAGACGTCCAACAGCGGGTGCCACCAGTCAGAGGAGACGTCCAACAGCGGGCGCCACCAGTCAGAGGAGACGTCCAACAGCAGGTGCCACACCAGTCAGAGGAGACGTCCAACAGCAGGTGCCACCAGTCAGAGGAGACGTCCAACAGCAGGTTCCACCAGTCAGAGGAGACGTCCAACAGCAGGTGCCACCAGTCAGAGGAGACGTCCAACAGCAGGTGCCACCAGTCAGAGGAGACGTCCAACAGCAGGGGTCACCAGTCAGAGGAGACGTCCAACAGCAGGGGCCACCAGTCAGAGGAGACGTCCAACAGCAGGGGCCACCAGTCAGAGGAGACGTCCAACAGCAGGCACCACCAGTCAGAGGAGACGTCCAGCAGCAGGGGCCACCAGTCAGAGGAGACGTCCAGCAGCAGGGGCCACCAGTCAGAGGAGATGTCCAGCAGCAGGGGCCACCAGTCAGAGGAGACGTCCAACAGCAGGGGCCACCAGTCAGAGGAGACGTCCAACAGCAGGGGCCACCAGTCAGAGGAGACGTCCAACAGCAGGGGCCACCAGTCAGAGGAGACGTCCAGCAGCAGGGGCCACCAGTCAGAGGAGACGTCCAGCAGCAGGGGCCACCAGTCAGAGGAGACGTCCAACAGCAGGGGCCACCAGTCAGAGGAGACGTCCAACAGCAGGGGCCACCAGTCAGAGGAGACGTCCAGCAGCAGGGGCCACCAGTCAGAGGAGACGTCCAACAGCAGATGGACGCGCCTAGCCAGTATTACACAGTGGGAGGAGCCAGCAGAAG GCCACACTCAAATACCCTCCGGGAGGTTGGCAGGCACACGCCCGCCGCCAGGGAAGGTAAAGAGGAAGCTTTGGAAGGGAATATAGGAGAGCGCGATGCCTTAATGCCCGACAGactggagacatctcccgtcacgcagggtacagtcgcacctccacagatctccagtatcatctattga